A window from Sulfurovum sp. TSL1 encodes these proteins:
- the mqnE gene encoding aminofutalosine synthase MqnE has protein sequence MDLIQKVRNKERLTQEEGEALYDLDLYTLGELADEIRREKYGNKSYFNINRHINPTNVCADICKFCAYSASRKNPNQYTMTHEQILDIVKNSVQNGAKEMHIVSAHNPNDGVEWYMGAFRKIKEAFPELHVKAMTAAEVDFLTREYGYSYDEVLDMMIENGVDSMPGGGAEIFDEEVREYLCKGKVTSDQWIEIHQKWHERGRESNATMLFGHVETRAHRIDHMIRLRDLQDKTGGFNAFIPLVYQRDNNFLKVTDFPTGQEILKTYAISRIMLDNIPHIKAYWVTASVNLALIAQEFGCDDLDGTIEKESIQSAAGAQSSHGMDLNDFVALIKNSGFQPIERDSLYHELKAY, from the coding sequence ATGGATTTGATACAAAAAGTACGCAACAAAGAGAGACTCACCCAAGAAGAGGGTGAAGCACTCTATGACTTGGATCTCTATACGCTTGGTGAACTCGCGGATGAAATTCGTAGAGAGAAATACGGCAACAAAAGCTACTTTAATATAAACCGGCATATCAACCCTACCAATGTCTGTGCAGATATCTGTAAATTCTGTGCGTACTCTGCAAGCAGAAAAAATCCCAACCAATATACTATGACACATGAACAGATCCTGGATATTGTAAAAAATTCTGTTCAAAACGGGGCAAAAGAGATGCATATCGTCTCTGCACATAATCCCAATGACGGTGTAGAGTGGTATATGGGTGCATTCAGAAAGATCAAAGAGGCATTCCCGGAGTTGCATGTGAAGGCCATGACAGCAGCAGAGGTGGATTTTCTGACAAGAGAGTATGGATACAGCTACGATGAAGTGTTGGATATGATGATCGAAAACGGTGTAGACTCTATGCCTGGCGGCGGGGCTGAGATCTTTGATGAAGAGGTGCGTGAGTACCTGTGTAAAGGCAAAGTGACTTCAGACCAGTGGATAGAGATACACCAAAAATGGCATGAGAGAGGAAGAGAAAGCAATGCGACTATGCTTTTTGGACATGTGGAGACACGTGCACACCGTATAGACCACATGATAAGACTACGTGACCTGCAAGACAAGACAGGCGGATTTAATGCCTTTATCCCTTTAGTCTACCAACGAGACAACAACTTCCTCAAAGTGACAGATTTCCCGACAGGGCAGGAGATACTCAAAACCTATGCCATCAGCCGTATTATGCTGGATAATATTCCTCATATCAAAGCATACTGGGTCACAGCATCGGTCAATCTTGCACTGATCGCCCAGGAGTTCGGTTGTGATGATCTGGATGGTACGATAGAAAAAGAGTCCATTCAATCTGCAGCAGGTGCACAGAGCAGTCATGGGATGGATCTGAATGATTTTGTAGCGTTGATCAAAAACTCCGGTTTCCAACCCATAGAGCGTGACAGTCTTTATCATGAACTGAAAGCCTATTAG
- a CDS encoding phosphoribosyltransferase, whose protein sequence is MEKRYYPYEDFVADTRSLAEKIDWKFDTIIPIARGGLSLGHLLGEYYDIREVYSINTIGYEDTVKLDQVKVLNLPELSGAKNVLIVDDIVDSGDTLIEVLKVLHQAYPDVNFKTASLFYKKSAKIAPDWSVQEADRWIEFFWSVDLNRKK, encoded by the coding sequence ATGGAGAAGCGCTATTACCCTTATGAGGATTTTGTGGCTGATACAAGATCTTTGGCTGAAAAGATCGACTGGAAGTTTGACACGATCATCCCGATCGCCAGAGGAGGACTCTCTTTGGGGCACCTGCTTGGCGAATATTATGATATCCGAGAAGTCTACAGTATCAATACGATCGGGTATGAAGATACCGTCAAATTAGACCAAGTGAAAGTGTTGAATCTCCCGGAATTATCAGGCGCTAAGAATGTACTTATCGTGGATGATATCGTAGACAGTGGTGACACATTGATAGAAGTGTTGAAGGTCCTGCATCAAGCGTATCCGGATGTGAACTTTAAAACAGCTTCACTTTTTTATAAGAAAAGTGCTAAAATAGCTCCAGACTGGTCTGTACAAGAAGCAGACAGATGGATCGAGTTTTTTTGGTCTGTCGATTTAAATAGGAAAAAATAA
- a CDS encoding aminodeoxychorismate/anthranilate synthase component II, protein MVLMIDNYDSFTYNVVQYCRELGADLKVIRNDEMTIDEIKALHPDKIILSPGPSTPDDAGVTLDVIREFADTTPIFGICLGHQSIAQAFGGDVIRAKNMMHGKTSQIVVDEDTPIFKDLPHEFRATRYHSLTVKKETLPDRVIATSHSKDDGEIMSLQIKDRPIYGVQFHPESIMSEYGHEMLDNFLKL, encoded by the coding sequence ATGGTATTAATGATAGATAACTATGACAGCTTTACTTACAATGTCGTACAGTATTGTAGAGAGCTTGGGGCAGACCTGAAGGTCATACGTAATGATGAGATGACGATAGACGAGATCAAAGCATTACATCCCGATAAGATCATCCTTTCACCAGGACCTTCCACCCCTGATGATGCAGGTGTTACACTGGATGTGATCAGAGAATTTGCAGATACCACGCCTATTTTTGGTATCTGTTTAGGTCATCAAAGTATTGCACAGGCATTTGGCGGAGATGTGATCAGAGCAAAAAATATGATGCATGGTAAAACGTCCCAAATCGTTGTAGATGAGGATACCCCTATTTTTAAAGATCTGCCGCATGAATTCAGGGCCACACGTTATCACTCTTTAACCGTTAAAAAAGAGACTCTGCCTGATAGGGTCATCGCAACGTCACACAGTAAAGATGATGGTGAGATCATGTCATTACAGATCAAAGACAGACCTATTTATGGTGTACAGTTCCATCCTGAGTCTATTATGAGTGAATATGGGCATGAAATGTTAGATAATTTTCTGAAACTCTAA
- a CDS encoding ATP citrate lyase citrate-binding domain-containing protein: protein MAQKAIREYDAKSILAKHWDKYFPDFTYAYQTVMVQNGSELAEAAKANPWLNEKALVAKPDMLFGKRGKNNLVLFKDAKPGDVSLEKAISWIDEKSSSEQSVYFSFDGDTPTGEPSVDMLTHFIVEPFTPHSQEEEYYISATCVGDDDMLYMSAEGGMEVEEGWEEKVTEVAFKITDTEEEIAERIRANVPADVADKDKAAFAEFAIGFFRAYRELNFAYLEINPFVMQGNKIELLDMVAKLDDTAGFMMVDQWGDVEYPTAFGMEEKSPEVLAVEEADAKTGASLKLTLLKPEARIWTMVAGGGASVVYADTIADLAGIDDLANYGEYSGGPTTGETKFYAETLFDLMTREKDAQGRDKILIIGGAIANFTDVAKTFTGIIQAFEEYADKLKEVGVKIYVRRGGPNYEKGLKDIKEAADRLGLWIDVYGPETHVTDIVRMAVEA, encoded by the coding sequence ATGGCTCAAAAGGCGATTAGAGAGTATGACGCAAAGTCAATTCTAGCAAAACATTGGGATAAGTATTTCCCAGATTTTACTTATGCATATCAAACAGTAATGGTTCAGAACGGATCAGAACTAGCAGAAGCTGCAAAAGCAAACCCATGGTTGAACGAAAAGGCATTGGTTGCAAAACCGGATATGCTTTTTGGTAAAAGAGGTAAAAATAATTTAGTACTTTTCAAAGATGCTAAGCCAGGTGATGTTTCATTAGAAAAAGCGATCAGCTGGATCGATGAAAAATCAAGCAGTGAGCAATCAGTGTATTTCTCATTTGACGGTGACACACCTACAGGGGAACCATCGGTTGATATGTTGACTCACTTTATTGTTGAGCCGTTTACTCCACACTCACAAGAAGAAGAGTATTATATCTCTGCTACATGTGTAGGTGATGACGATATGCTTTATATGTCTGCTGAAGGTGGAATGGAAGTTGAAGAGGGTTGGGAAGAGAAAGTAACAGAAGTTGCTTTCAAGATCACTGATACTGAAGAAGAGATCGCTGAGAGAATCAGAGCAAATGTACCTGCGGATGTTGCAGACAAAGATAAAGCAGCCTTTGCTGAATTTGCGATCGGTTTCTTCAGAGCATACAGAGAGTTAAACTTCGCATACCTTGAAATCAACCCGTTCGTCATGCAAGGTAACAAGATCGAGCTTCTTGATATGGTTGCGAAACTGGATGATACTGCCGGATTCATGATGGTAGATCAGTGGGGTGACGTTGAGTACCCGACTGCATTCGGTATGGAAGAGAAATCTCCGGAAGTATTGGCAGTTGAAGAAGCGGATGCTAAAACAGGTGCATCACTTAAATTAACACTCTTAAAACCAGAAGCTAGAATATGGACAATGGTTGCCGGTGGTGGTGCTTCAGTGGTTTACGCTGATACGATCGCTGACCTTGCAGGTATCGATGACCTTGCAAACTATGGTGAATACTCAGGTGGACCGACAACAGGTGAGACTAAATTCTATGCAGAGACACTTTTTGATCTTATGACAAGAGAAAAAGATGCGCAGGGTAGAGATAAGATCCTTATCATCGGTGGTGCGATCGCTAACTTTACAGATGTTGCGAAAACATTTACAGGTATCATCCAGGCATTTGAAGAGTATGCAGATAAACTAAAAGAAGTGGGTGTGAAGATCTATGTTAGACGTGGCGGACCAAACTACGAAAAAGGTCTTAAAGATATTAAAGAAGCAGCAGATAGACTTGGTCTATGGATCGATGTATACGGACCAGAGACACACGTAACTGATATCGTTAGAATGGCAGTAGAGGCATAA